The sequence GGTCTCTTGCCAAAAATAATCTAAAAATAGTGGCAGAAGCCACCTATCGCCGAGGTACTACTTATAGCGCCAATTTTCACGAACAAGTAAAAATTCTCCGAGAAGCTAATACCGATGCGATCGTTTCTGTCGGTTCTTATGCTGCTTGTGCTGGGTTTATTCGAGAAGCTAGAAATGCGGGTTGGGATGTGCCGATCGCGAATATTTCTTTTGTCGGTAGTGAAAGCTTATTACAACTATTGAAAAATACCGAAAAAGAAAATAATAAAAACTATACAACTAATTTAATTAACTCCCAAGTAGTTCCTAGTTATGAAGATACTTCCCTACCAGCAGTGAGAGAATATAGACAAATGATGGAGCGATATCAACCCATGCCTCCACCTCAGTTATTAGATGGAACATATCAACCACTTCCTTATAGTTTTGTGAGTTTTGAAGGATTTTTGAATGCCAAATTATTAGTAAAAATTTTGCAAAAAAACGCTCTGAATCGCCCTACTATCAATCTTCCCTCCTTAAGAATAGGTGATAGCGGTCAAGTAGTTACCGAACTACAACTTCGCCTGGAAAAAGAAGGATTTTCACCGGGAGCAATTAACGGCGTTTTTAGTAACAATACTAGAGAAGCTGCGATCGCTTTTCAAAAATCTCGCGGACTAATTGCCGATGGAATAGTCAGCCAAAAAACTTGGTTTGCATTAAAAAATAGCCAATTATCCAGACAACAAATCCCCCAAGTCATAGAAAATTTCAAAGATTTAGATTTGGGAATTGATACCCCGATTTCTTTTGGAAAAAAGCAACATCAAGGATTGAACAAAGTATACTATACGACAATTGAAAATGGTCGGTTCGTCCCGTTGACCGACTGGCAACGGTGGGCTAAATGAAAATGTCAATGTTATTTAAAAAAACTTTATTAGGACAAATAATTCTGTTTGGCGTAGTTGCGATCGCCACCTCTACCTTTTCCGCTTGGAATCTCCATAAAAACCTG comes from Leptolyngbyaceae cyanobacterium and encodes:
- a CDS encoding ABC transporter substrate-binding protein, producing the protein MWHKIIKNLALSLIYFTPSIAYLLHNALPVASEDILLGMSAAFQGPSEALGIELYRGSMAYFEHINSQGGVNGKKIAIVPYNDSYTPVKTIHNTIQLVEKDRVFLLFNYVGTPTVTRILPLLKKYSDRNALSLNNSSQNNIYLFFPFTGAQPHRQYPYQNFVYNLRASYRQETEALVDNFLKIGRKRIAVFYQIDAYGRGGWDGVRRSLAKNNLKIVAEATYRRGTTYSANFHEQVKILREANTDAIVSVGSYAACAGFIREARNAGWDVPIANISFVGSESLLQLLKNTEKENNKNYTTNLINSQVVPSYEDTSLPAVREYRQMMERYQPMPPPQLLDGTYQPLPYSFVSFEGFLNAKLLVKILQKNALNRPTINLPSLRIGDSGQVVTELQLRLEKEGFSPGAINGVFSNNTREAAIAFQKSRGLIADGIVSQKTWFALKNSQLSRQQIPQVIENFKDLDLGIDTPISFGKKQHQGLNKVYYTTIENGRFVPLTDWQRWAK